From Treponema sp. OMZ 787:
TCCTGTTATTTTTGAAAACGATGACGGAAAAATAGGGGTTAGAGTTCCTGATCTTTCCGGCTGTTTTACATTCGGGGACACAGTAGCTGAAGCTATAGAAATGGCAGAGGATGCCATAGCTATGATGCTCGTCCATTATGAAGATAATAATCAAGCAATACCGAATCCCAGCAATATATCTGAAGTAAAAGTAAAAGACGGATTTGTAAACTATGTTATAGCCGATACGGATAAATGGCGCAGGCAGTTCTCCGAAAAATCGGTGAAAAAAACGGTTACACTTCCTGCATGGTTAAATTACAGGGCCGAAAATGCCAATCTGAATTTCTCTCAAGAGTTGCAAAACGCTCTTAAAGCAAAATTGCAGGTTGGGGTGTAGCCGAAGAAAAAGTTTATTTAACCGCAAGAGGAATCAAAATAATTTTTATTGTGTCTTCACCTTCATTCCTCTTAAAAGCTCTTTTACTTCCTTCGGAATGCGGTAGCTTTCGATGGCTTTTTGGATAGCCTTGTTGTGGGTGAATGTATCAAGCTTTTTGTTTTCGATGTAGGGGAGGGCTGTTTTATATTGCTTGATGAGAGCAAAGCTAAAATACCAAGCTATCATCATGTTTACATAGTACTCGTCTGATCTGATTTTTGAAACAAGCTCCAACATTTCAGGTTTAAAATATTCATCGAGATAATTAGATAATAAAAGTCCGATAGCGTATCTGACGGTATATGTATGCTTCGATCTTATCCATACCAAAATTTTTTTGTAAATTTCTTCATGGTGTTTTTTAAATATCTTAGGAGAAAAGCTGTCGCAGGTTGCCCAGTTGTCGATGTAGGGCAAAAACTTTTCAGTCTCTTTTACGGCTTCATTAAAATCTTTTATGTTTTCGATAAAAAAGCCGTGAAGGTTGTTTTCTTCAAAATACTTGTGCGGCACATCATTCATAAAGTCCGAAACTTGTTCCGGCTCAGCCTTAAAAAACTCTTTTGCAAATTTACGCAGAACGGGAGTT
This genomic window contains:
- a CDS encoding DNA alkylation repair protein, which encodes MKTKQTLIQTKLFSFEDKKYKNFNKKLIPNIDENTMIGIRTPVLRKFAKEFFKAEPEQVSDFMNDVPHKYFEENNLHGFFIENIKDFNEAVKETEKFLPYIDNWATCDSFSPKIFKKHHEEIYKKILVWIRSKHTYTVRYAIGLLLSNYLDEYFKPEMLELVSKIRSDEYYVNMMIAWYFSFALIKQYKTALPYIENKKLDTFTHNKAIQKAIESYRIPKEVKELLRGMKVKTQ
- a CDS encoding type II toxin-antitoxin system HicB family antitoxin; protein product: MKYTYPVIFENDDGKIGVRVPDLSGCFTFGDTVAEAIEMAEDAIAMMLVHYEDNNQAIPNPSNISEVKVKDGFVNYVIADTDKWRRQFSEKSVKKTVTLPAWLNYRAENANLNFSQELQNALKAKLQVGV